Below is a window of Deltaproteobacteria bacterium DNA.
CCATCGTCCCCAGGTCGCCTGGTTGACTTGACGTTATGTTCGTTCATTTGTTTTAGACAATTCTTAACCCGAAATGTTCCCTTGCACTATTATTTGCAAGGATATCACTGTGCAAGGCTTTTCATTCATTTATGACCGTTCAAGGGATATTCAAGGCTAGCGGACAACGGATAATAATGAACGAAGATGTTATACACTTCCGCCTCAAGGCGTATAGAGCACGACCACGCAGCGTGTGGGCTCATCGGAGAGGCTTTTGAGCTTGTGGGGGATCTCAGAGTTGAAATGGATGGACTCGCCCGGTTTGACGTGGTGGGTCTTGCTGCCCAGAGTAAGCTGGAGCTCTCCATCCATCACCAAGATGAACTCTTCGCCCTCGTGCTTGTAGGCCACTGGCTTGTGGGCCTGTCTCGACTCAATCGTGATCATGAAGGCGCGCAGGTGTTCGTTCTCGGCTCCGGGGGTAAGAGTCTGATAGGAGTAGTTCTGGGTGCGCTTGATGAATGCCTGTGCCCGCTGGTCCCGGATCACGGTCTTTTCCTCCTCGCGAAGGAAGGTGCCAGGATCGACCTTCAGGATGCGGGCAAGCCTGAGCACAAAGCTCACTGATGGCGTGATCTCATCGTTTTCGACCTGCTCGATAAACTCCGGGGAGTCGCCCGTGGCCTCGGCCAAGTTCTCCAGGGTCCACTGAAGGGCCTCTCTGAGTTTGAGCACTTTCGCGCCAAAACCGGTCCTTGTCTTTGTTTCCTTATCTTCAGACAAGACATCCGCAAGGCTGCGTATCACCGCCTGCCTGACCCTGGCAGTGAGCAAGGGTACAAAGGTCTTTGCGTCCGCCACGATGCCCAGGTCGGCAACCTGAAAGATGGGCGCATTCTGGTCGCGGTTGATGGCCACGATAGTTTCAGCTTCCATGATCCCGGCTGTATACTGTACCGCTCCCGAGGTGCCAATGGAAAAAAGCAGGCAGGGCCGAACGGTCTTTCCGGTTTGTCCGATGAGTCTCTCCTCATCCACCCAATGCTGAAGCACCGACGGCCGGGTCGCGGCTACCTCGCCTCCCAACGCAGCAGCAAGTTGACGTACGAGGGCAAATCCATCCGCGTTCCCGAGCCCGGCTCCTCCAACCACGACTACGTCAGCCTCTTCCAGCTTCCTGCGTTTTTCAGGCTCAACCGATCTTGATATGAGATTCAGACCTCTGGGCGCATCCAGACGATCCAGTCGGATATGCTCGATGATGCCAGGCTCACCACGAACCTCGATCGCTTGAAAAGCATGGGGCTGAACGGTCGCAAATCCGGTACAAAGACTGCCTGAAAAGGTGATCTCGGCCATGACCTGGCCGCCCCATGACGGGCATGTCGCCACCACTCGGTCCTGTTCAATCCTGAGATCAGCACAGTCAGCGATCAGGCCGGCATAATTGATCCGTGCGGTCCGTGCCGCCAGTTCCAGGGCAAAGTCGGTGAGCGGGAACAAGACGAGCCCGGGCTCGTACTTGCGTACGGCCTGTGCCAGGGCCGTTGCGTAGATATCAGCCCTTGGCGTGACCAGATCCGGGTTATCCAGCACATAGACCAGGTCAGCGCCGTGGGCGATGCAGTCCTGGGCCGCGGAATCGACTGACAGGCATGGGGGGCCAGA
It encodes the following:
- a CDS encoding FAD-binding protein, which produces MEIWVCADLRSERLFGYCLNVLAKARELARTVSQKAVVMLMGSSAHDRPKGSSGPPCLSVDSAAQDCIAHGADLVYVLDNPDLVTPRADIYATALAQAVRKYEPGLVLFPLTDFALELAARTARINYAGLIADCADLRIEQDRVVATCPSWGGQVMAEITFSGSLCTGFATVQPHAFQAIEVRGEPGIIEHIRLDRLDAPRGLNLISRSVEPEKRRKLEEADVVVVGGAGLGNADGFALVRQLAAALGGEVAATRPSVLQHWVDEERLIGQTGKTVRPCLLFSIGTSGAVQYTAGIMEAETIVAINRDQNAPIFQVADLGIVADAKTFVPLLTARVRQAVIRSLADVLSEDKETKTRTGFGAKVLKLREALQWTLENLAEATGDSPEFIEQVENDEITPSVSFVLRLARILKVDPGTFLREEEKTVIRDQRAQAFIKRTQNYSYQTLTPGAENEHLRAFMITIESRQAHKPVAYKHEGEEFILVMDGELQLTLGSKTHHVKPGESIHFNSEIPHKLKSLSDEPTRCVVVLYTP